Proteins from a single region of Paraburkholderia sp. ZP32-5:
- a CDS encoding AraC family transcriptional regulator: MSQVDWLSHLLQMITITGRLEVRCAYGAPWRVAWAQSAAHEIPYHVVLKGRAIIMDPDTDTARELVAGDIVLLPHGSAHVLHDGSGNAPGPTCERRDSAGLMFSENEGQGERLDMLCGRFLIGPPHDRLIRNYLPTNVVVRTMDGHDETGAAFASNHLASFVGLMREESTGDKVGGYAILNALSSALFTLVLREASESDEAPAGLLALAGHPRLAPAISAMFADPARPWNLPELADLCSMSRATFMRHFQDTLGRSAVELLTDIRMSLAANELKKPMMTTEAVAESVGYQSVSSFRRVFTERMGMTPGQWRRCARKVQ, translated from the coding sequence ATGTCCCAAGTCGATTGGCTGAGCCACCTGCTGCAAATGATCACCATCACCGGCCGGCTCGAGGTCCGCTGCGCCTATGGCGCGCCATGGCGTGTGGCCTGGGCCCAGTCCGCGGCGCATGAGATTCCGTATCACGTCGTGCTGAAGGGCCGCGCGATCATCATGGACCCCGACACAGACACGGCCCGCGAACTGGTGGCCGGCGATATCGTGCTGTTGCCTCATGGGTCGGCGCATGTGCTGCACGATGGCAGCGGAAATGCGCCCGGACCTACGTGCGAGCGCCGGGATTCCGCCGGGCTGATGTTCAGCGAGAACGAAGGCCAGGGCGAGCGTCTGGACATGCTGTGCGGACGGTTTCTGATCGGGCCGCCTCATGACCGGCTGATTCGCAATTACCTGCCGACGAATGTCGTGGTCCGGACCATGGACGGTCATGATGAAACGGGGGCCGCGTTTGCTTCGAACCACCTGGCCAGTTTCGTGGGGCTGATGCGCGAGGAGTCCACGGGCGACAAAGTCGGCGGCTACGCGATCCTCAACGCCCTTTCGTCGGCGCTGTTCACGCTTGTGCTGCGCGAGGCGAGCGAGTCCGACGAGGCCCCGGCAGGCTTGTTGGCGCTGGCCGGTCATCCACGCCTCGCACCGGCCATTTCAGCGATGTTCGCCGATCCGGCGCGGCCCTGGAATCTGCCTGAGCTGGCCGACTTGTGCAGCATGTCACGCGCCACCTTCATGCGGCACTTTCAGGACACGCTCGGGCGCTCGGCCGTCGAACTGCTGACCGATATCCGCATGAGTCTCGCCGCCAACGAGCTGAAGAAACCGATGATGACCACCGAGGCCGTGGCCGAGTCGGTCGGGTATCAATCCGTGTCGTCATTCCGGCGCGTGTTCACCGAGAGGATGGGCATGACACCGGGGCAATGGCGTCGTTGCGCGCGCAAGGTCCAGTAG
- a CDS encoding MFS transporter, with the protein MNFESIAHGGPVAVSRREELKVVVGASVGTVLEWYDFFLYGSLAVFFSGHFFPAGSATAGYLASLATFGVGFVIRPIGAVVFGRFGDKAGRKATFLVTIVVMGLCTAGIGVLPTFATIGWASPVLLVLLRMLQGLALGGEYGGAATYIAEHSQPRRRGFTTGFLQTTATFGFLLSLGITLLCRAFMSAEAFADWGWRLPFLISLVLLAISTYIRTTLSESPVFAKMKAEQRLAVSPVKESLLVWANVRKMLAVMLGAQAAVGLIWYTCNFYTLYFLTSTMKVPPALAYGFMAIMLTISLPLYVFFGWLSDKWGRKWIVLAGCGLAVLTFVPIYSQLSRAVNPELVAFQQSANIRIEAGNCNTELFGAPSTACDRARDFFTQVGLSYTVVPRHDGAFSIGIGSRTFDRFDAPALKAALVEAGYPASVAADKINRPLMFTLIALLMVWGAMAYGPMSAYYVELFPAKIRYTSISIPYNVGAAVFGGLAPFMMTAVAVKTGNVYGGIWYAVVVGGIAVLISVLCMRETRDTDVTQ; encoded by the coding sequence ATGAATTTCGAATCCATTGCCCATGGCGGGCCGGTGGCGGTATCGAGACGCGAAGAGTTGAAGGTCGTCGTCGGCGCATCGGTGGGCACCGTACTTGAATGGTATGACTTTTTTCTGTACGGAAGTCTCGCGGTATTTTTCAGTGGACACTTCTTTCCGGCGGGCAGTGCGACTGCCGGTTACCTTGCATCGCTTGCAACGTTCGGCGTGGGCTTCGTGATCCGGCCAATCGGCGCCGTGGTGTTCGGGCGCTTCGGCGACAAGGCGGGACGCAAGGCGACCTTCCTCGTCACGATCGTCGTGATGGGACTTTGCACGGCAGGCATCGGCGTCTTGCCGACGTTCGCAACGATCGGATGGGCGTCGCCGGTGTTACTCGTACTACTGCGGATGCTGCAGGGACTCGCGCTCGGCGGCGAATACGGCGGTGCGGCGACTTATATCGCCGAGCATTCGCAGCCACGGCGGCGTGGTTTCACGACCGGCTTTCTTCAGACCACCGCGACGTTCGGCTTTCTGCTGTCGCTTGGCATTACGCTTCTATGCCGGGCATTCATGTCGGCCGAAGCATTCGCCGACTGGGGATGGCGTTTGCCGTTTCTGATCTCGCTCGTGCTGCTGGCGATTTCGACTTATATCCGCACGACGCTTTCCGAGTCGCCGGTGTTCGCGAAGATGAAAGCCGAGCAGCGGCTCGCGGTCTCGCCCGTCAAGGAGAGTCTGCTGGTCTGGGCCAACGTGCGCAAGATGCTCGCCGTGATGTTGGGCGCGCAGGCGGCGGTCGGACTCATCTGGTACACGTGCAACTTCTACACGCTGTATTTTCTGACCTCCACGATGAAGGTGCCGCCGGCACTCGCATATGGCTTCATGGCGATCATGTTGACGATAAGCCTGCCGCTTTATGTGTTCTTCGGCTGGCTCTCCGACAAGTGGGGGCGCAAGTGGATCGTGCTTGCTGGATGCGGTCTCGCTGTGCTGACGTTTGTTCCGATCTATTCGCAACTGTCGAGAGCGGTGAACCCCGAACTCGTCGCCTTCCAGCAGTCGGCCAACATTCGCATCGAGGCCGGCAATTGCAATACCGAGTTGTTCGGCGCGCCGTCCACGGCCTGCGATCGTGCGCGTGACTTCTTCACCCAGGTCGGGCTTTCTTACACCGTCGTGCCGCGTCATGATGGGGCGTTTTCGATCGGGATTGGAAGCCGCACATTCGATCGATTCGATGCACCTGCACTGAAGGCTGCGCTGGTCGAAGCCGGCTATCCGGCGAGCGTCGCGGCGGACAAGATCAATCGTCCGCTGATGTTCACGCTAATCGCGCTGCTGATGGTCTGGGGGGCCATGGCCTACGGTCCGATGTCGGCATACTATGTAGAACTTTTCCCCGCGAAGATTCGCTATACGTCGATCTCGATTCCTTATAACGTCGGCGCCGCGGTATTCGGCGGCCTCGCACCGTTCATGATGACGGCGGTTGCCGTAAAGACCGGAAACGTTTATGGCGGCATCTGGTATGCGGTCGTGGTCGGAGGCATCGCGGTGCTGATCAGCGTACTCTGCATGAGAGAGACCCGCGATACGGATGTGACGCAGTGA
- the pdxR gene encoding MocR-like pyridoxine biosynthesis transcription factor PdxR: protein MNSNLQIRLDRTAKLPLSEQIWLSITKAIESGLLAPGTRLPSWQDLAAQLGVARGTVQRAYERLSDAQMIETFRAGGTRVAPRSRAAAARSEVPQSGTFMTAYHAMNAGPAIFQLGIPAFEGLPEKLFARARSANSLNTDCLSSLLYPDPGGELELRTEIAGYLSIARNLHCYPEQVFITSGYISGLGLALRVLGLDGKKVWMEEPGFMVTRKGLELARLNIVPIPVDADGVNVDYGIEKAGDAALAVVTPGQQAPLGSTMSLRRRLQLLEWAAWSGAWIIEDDYLGELQLQGRPAPALASQDESKRVIHIGSFSKTISPALRLGFIVAPLELASAFEEVAATLCPAPSPVVQLATARFMRDGHYVRRVRRLKRLYSSQRDALCEQLRMRDAEWVNAGLAVLLRLPDGAPDVRIVKEAIAAGMAPSPLSAWFGTPSWALPGLLLGVATAPEQHLPAACSRLFEIIDRYR, encoded by the coding sequence ATGAATTCGAACCTGCAGATTCGACTCGACCGGACAGCGAAGCTGCCGCTGTCGGAACAGATTTGGCTGAGCATCACCAAGGCGATAGAGTCAGGCCTGCTTGCTCCCGGCACGCGTTTGCCGTCATGGCAGGACCTCGCCGCGCAACTCGGCGTCGCGCGCGGTACGGTCCAGAGAGCCTATGAACGCCTGTCCGACGCTCAGATGATCGAAACATTCCGCGCCGGCGGCACCCGCGTGGCGCCACGGTCGCGCGCGGCGGCGGCGCGTTCCGAAGTACCGCAGTCCGGTACTTTCATGACGGCCTATCACGCGATGAACGCCGGGCCGGCGATCTTTCAACTCGGCATTCCGGCGTTCGAGGGTCTACCGGAAAAGCTCTTTGCACGCGCGCGCTCCGCCAATTCGTTGAATACGGATTGCCTGTCGTCATTGCTCTATCCCGATCCAGGCGGGGAGCTGGAATTGCGCACAGAGATTGCAGGCTATCTGTCCATTGCCAGAAACCTGCACTGCTATCCGGAACAAGTGTTCATCACGTCGGGATATATCTCCGGTCTCGGTCTTGCACTGCGAGTGCTGGGTCTGGACGGCAAGAAGGTCTGGATGGAAGAGCCCGGCTTCATGGTCACGCGAAAGGGACTCGAGCTTGCCCGCCTGAATATCGTGCCGATACCGGTGGATGCGGACGGCGTCAACGTCGACTACGGCATCGAGAAAGCGGGAGATGCCGCGTTAGCCGTCGTGACGCCCGGTCAGCAGGCTCCGTTGGGCTCGACAATGTCGTTGCGGCGGCGACTTCAGCTACTCGAATGGGCGGCATGGAGCGGCGCCTGGATCATCGAAGACGACTACCTCGGCGAGTTGCAACTGCAAGGCAGGCCAGCACCTGCTCTTGCCTCTCAGGACGAGAGCAAACGGGTTATCCATATCGGCTCTTTCAGCAAGACGATCAGTCCGGCGCTGCGGCTTGGATTCATCGTCGCGCCACTCGAACTGGCTAGCGCATTCGAAGAGGTAGCCGCAACGCTTTGCCCCGCGCCGTCACCCGTGGTGCAACTCGCCACGGCCCGATTCATGCGTGACGGCCATTATGTGCGGCGCGTGCGCCGGCTCAAGCGTCTCTATTCATCGCAGCGTGACGCGTTGTGCGAGCAGTTGCGCATGCGCGACGCCGAGTGGGTCAATGCCGGCCTCGCGGTATTGCTCAGACTCCCCGACGGCGCACCCGACGTGCGGATCGTCAAGGAAGCCATCGCCGCCGGCATGGCGCCATCGCCGTTGTCCGCGTGGTTCGGGACCCCGTCCTGGGCGTTACCCGGCCTTTTGCTCGGCGTTGCCACCGCGCCTGAACAGCACCTGCCGGCGGCGTGCAGTCGGTTATTCGAGATCATCGACCGATATCGGTAG
- a CDS encoding FMN-dependent NADH-azoreductase, translating into MNILHIDCSPRRESHSRQLSAEIVGKLLTMLPDTTICRRDLGYEPIPHAGADYASALATPASLAAAGRDAAALVLAEQLIQELEESDVVVIGTPMNNFTVPSVLKAWIDQVLRVGRTMKSTPAGKVGMLHDRPVFVGIASGGVFAGDGANQHDFLTPYLSAALGCIGLNTVHYLPLQGTAFIDEARANEVRHSLIAKIEPAMMSLAQGLAQGLV; encoded by the coding sequence ATGAATATCCTCCACATCGATTGCAGTCCGCGACGGGAGTCGCATAGCCGGCAACTGTCCGCCGAGATCGTCGGCAAGCTTCTCACGATGCTCCCGGACACGACGATCTGCCGTCGGGATCTCGGCTATGAACCGATACCGCATGCGGGAGCCGACTATGCGTCCGCCCTCGCGACGCCCGCGTCGCTGGCTGCGGCGGGACGGGATGCCGCCGCGCTGGTTCTGGCCGAGCAACTCATTCAGGAACTCGAGGAATCCGACGTCGTTGTGATCGGCACGCCGATGAACAACTTCACGGTCCCGTCCGTGCTGAAGGCGTGGATCGATCAGGTTCTCCGTGTCGGCCGCACGATGAAGTCGACACCCGCCGGCAAGGTCGGCATGCTGCATGACCGTCCGGTATTCGTCGGCATCGCTTCCGGTGGCGTGTTCGCCGGTGATGGAGCCAACCAGCACGACTTCCTCACCCCTTATCTGTCCGCGGCACTCGGCTGCATCGGTCTCAATACAGTCCACTACCTGCCTTTGCAAGGCACTGCGTTCATCGACGAAGCACGAGCAAACGAAGTTCGCCACTCGCTGATCGCAAAGATCGAGCCGGCGATGATGAGTCTCGCGCAGGGACTCGCGCAGGGCCTCGTTTAG
- a CDS encoding carboxymuconolactone decarboxylase family protein translates to MARSTALTPELVPAESKPTLGAFTKNIGFTPTMMATFAQSPIAFNAWATLLGSLSKALDVKTRDSIGLAVSEVNGCNYCLTVHSFTAEHMAKLPADEIILARKGHAADAKRDAAVQFARKVIVARGQVSDADLKAVCDAGYTDANVMEIVALVAMYSLTNFFNNVFDPEKDFPAVTPAGSI, encoded by the coding sequence ATGGCACGAAGTACTGCTCTAACGCCGGAACTGGTACCGGCCGAATCGAAGCCGACACTCGGCGCGTTCACGAAGAACATCGGCTTCACCCCGACGATGATGGCAACCTTCGCGCAAAGTCCGATTGCGTTCAACGCATGGGCGACGCTGCTCGGTTCGCTGAGCAAGGCACTCGACGTGAAGACGCGCGACAGCATCGGCCTCGCCGTGTCGGAAGTGAACGGCTGCAACTACTGCCTGACCGTGCACAGCTTCACCGCCGAGCATATGGCGAAGCTGCCAGCCGATGAAATCATTCTCGCCCGCAAGGGTCATGCCGCCGACGCGAAGCGCGATGCAGCGGTGCAGTTTGCGCGCAAGGTCATCGTGGCGCGCGGGCAAGTCAGCGACGCCGATCTGAAAGCCGTGTGCGATGCCGGCTACACGGATGCCAACGTGATGGAGATCGTCGCGCTGGTGGCGATGTACTCGCTGACGAACTTCTTCAACAACGTGTTCGATCCCGAAAAGGACTTCCCGGCTGTGACGCCAGCCGGTTCGATCTGA
- a CDS encoding alpha/beta hydrolase family protein: protein MSAQAFEFDGPHGYRLAGKLELPDGEPHGWAILAHCFTCGKDSLAASRVARALAARGIGVLRFDFAGLGNSGGSFADTTFAADVDDLVAAGNAMARDGKPPSILVGHSLGGAAVLMAAGQMSGIRAVATLGAPFDTSHVLHQFDPQSLQTIDTHGEAEVLLAGRPFVVRKSFVDDLACHNLASRIAELRIPLLVLHSPLDTTVGIENAARIFAVAKHPKSFISMDNADHLLTRRADADYAAAMISTWASRYLVSEA from the coding sequence ATGAGCGCACAAGCCTTCGAATTTGACGGACCGCACGGCTACCGGCTCGCCGGCAAACTGGAATTGCCGGACGGTGAGCCGCATGGCTGGGCAATACTCGCCCACTGCTTTACGTGCGGCAAAGACAGCCTCGCCGCCAGTCGCGTGGCACGTGCGCTCGCCGCTCGTGGCATCGGCGTGCTGCGCTTCGACTTTGCGGGACTGGGTAATAGCGGTGGCAGTTTTGCCGACACGACTTTCGCCGCGGATGTCGACGATCTGGTCGCGGCCGGCAACGCGATGGCGAGAGACGGCAAGCCGCCATCGATTCTGGTCGGCCATAGCCTCGGCGGCGCAGCGGTGCTGATGGCCGCGGGCCAGATGTCGGGCATTCGCGCGGTGGCCACGCTCGGTGCGCCGTTCGATACCAGCCATGTGCTGCATCAGTTCGATCCGCAAAGCCTTCAAACGATCGACACGCACGGGGAAGCGGAAGTATTGCTGGCGGGCAGGCCATTCGTCGTGCGCAAAAGTTTTGTCGACGACCTCGCGTGCCACAACCTGGCGTCGCGGATCGCCGAGTTGCGCATCCCGTTGCTGGTGCTGCATTCGCCACTGGATACGACGGTGGGCATCGAAAACGCCGCGCGTATTTTCGCGGTTGCGAAGCACCCGAAGAGCTTCATTTCGATGGACAACGCCGACCACCTGCTGACGCGCCGAGCCGACGCGGACTACGCCGCCGCAATGATATCGACGTGGGCCAGCCGGTACCTGGTTTCAGAAGCTTGA
- a CDS encoding carboxymuconolactone decarboxylase family protein gives MSRIAIPAVESATGATADIYARVKKISAGRVPNTYAALGHLVPASLAAVLDTQGTLNAGSLSRQEHEIIKLLISEKTGCDVCVAAHSFVGKLLGLPVDVLRAIRAGKPTGDAKRDALVHFVSHLHDTSGTISDDEFNAIRAAGYNDTQLAEIALTIALGIFTNTFNRINGTDVDFPPVDPIE, from the coding sequence ATGAGCCGTATCGCTATCCCCGCTGTCGAATCCGCCACCGGCGCCACCGCCGATATCTATGCGCGGGTGAAGAAGATTTCCGCTGGTCGCGTGCCGAATACGTATGCCGCGCTGGGTCACCTGGTACCGGCGTCGTTGGCCGCCGTGCTCGACACTCAGGGCACGTTGAACGCAGGCAGCCTGAGCCGCCAGGAACACGAAATCATCAAGCTGCTGATCAGTGAGAAGACCGGTTGCGATGTTTGCGTGGCTGCTCACAGCTTCGTGGGCAAACTGCTGGGCCTGCCGGTCGATGTGCTGCGTGCGATTCGCGCAGGCAAGCCGACAGGTGATGCTAAACGCGATGCGCTGGTGCACTTCGTATCCCACCTGCACGACACCAGCGGCACGATCAGCGACGACGAGTTCAATGCGATCCGTGCGGCCGGCTACAACGACACTCAATTGGCGGAGATCGCACTGACCATCGCGCTCGGCATCTTCACCAATACCTTCAATCGTATCAACGGCACCGACGTCGACTTTCCTCCGGTCGATCCGATCGAATAA
- a CDS encoding SDR family NAD(P)-dependent oxidoreductase produces MNTSQKVVVVTGASQGIGAKVVESFRRLGYRIVATSRSIKPSDDENILNVAGDIGDPATARRVISEGVARFGRIDTLVNNAGIYIGKPFTEHTAQDFAAVMNVNMAGFYYITQLAIAEMEKHSSGHVVSVTASIDQVAISGVHSVLAALTKGGINAATKSLAIEYAKKGIRVNAVAPGNIKTPMHAPEIHDVLGTFNPIGRIGETSDIADAILFLDSAPFITGEILHVDGGQSAGH; encoded by the coding sequence ATGAACACGTCACAGAAAGTCGTTGTCGTCACGGGCGCGTCGCAAGGCATCGGGGCCAAGGTCGTGGAGTCCTTCCGGAGGCTCGGCTACCGCATCGTCGCAACCTCGCGTTCGATCAAGCCGTCGGACGACGAGAATATCCTGAACGTTGCCGGCGATATCGGCGACCCCGCAACGGCCCGACGTGTCATTTCCGAGGGCGTCGCGCGATTCGGCCGCATCGATACGCTGGTGAACAACGCCGGCATCTATATCGGCAAGCCCTTTACCGAACATACCGCGCAAGACTTTGCCGCCGTGATGAATGTGAACATGGCGGGCTTCTATTACATCACGCAGCTCGCGATCGCCGAGATGGAAAAGCATTCGAGCGGTCATGTAGTGAGCGTGACGGCCAGCATCGACCAGGTTGCAATCAGCGGGGTTCACTCGGTCCTCGCGGCGCTGACGAAAGGCGGCATCAACGCCGCCACGAAGTCGCTGGCGATCGAATACGCGAAGAAGGGAATCCGCGTGAATGCCGTTGCGCCCGGCAACATCAAGACGCCGATGCACGCACCTGAAATTCACGACGTGCTGGGCACGTTCAATCCGATCGGACGCATCGGTGAAACGAGCGATATCGCCGACGCAATCCTGTTTCTCGATTCCGCACCGTTCATTACCGGCGAAATCCTGCATGTGGATGGCGGACAAAGCGCCGGCCACTGA
- a CDS encoding nitroreductase family protein — MTNAVIECILSRTAAKYYDPTATLSDDQIRELVRIGTSAPTSFHLQNWRFIAVRSREAKARLRPIAWDQPATSEAAVTFIVCGQLVQTSVIPQRLAPVVEAGIMPASMVPDWEVPARNLYMAYPQRRRDEAVRTATFGAAAIIYAARSMGLGSTPMIGFDDEAVHREFGLAEDEVPVMLLSVGPERSGNWAQKPRMPVSDVLELV; from the coding sequence GTGACCAACGCCGTCATCGAATGTATCTTGAGCCGCACTGCCGCCAAGTACTACGACCCTACCGCGACCTTGAGCGACGACCAGATTCGCGAGCTGGTACGAATCGGCACCAGCGCACCGACCTCTTTTCACTTGCAGAACTGGCGCTTCATCGCCGTGCGCTCGCGCGAAGCCAAGGCGCGGCTGCGGCCGATCGCGTGGGATCAACCCGCGACCAGCGAAGCAGCCGTTACGTTCATCGTCTGCGGTCAGCTGGTTCAAACCAGTGTGATACCGCAGCGTCTGGCACCGGTGGTCGAAGCGGGCATCATGCCGGCTTCGATGGTGCCGGACTGGGAAGTCCCGGCTCGCAATCTGTATATGGCGTACCCGCAGCGCCGGCGCGATGAAGCCGTGCGCACCGCCACTTTCGGCGCGGCCGCGATCATCTATGCAGCGCGCTCGATGGGCCTGGGCTCGACACCGATGATCGGCTTCGATGATGAAGCCGTGCATCGCGAGTTCGGACTGGCCGAAGACGAAGTGCCCGTCATGCTGTTGTCGGTCGGACCGGAGCGGTCGGGGAACTGGGCGCAAAAGCCGCGCATGCCGGTGTCCGACGTACTTGAACTCGTTTAA